In Patulibacter sp. SYSU D01012, a single window of DNA contains:
- a CDS encoding cation:proton antiporter, producing MRPPVLLADAEPGISLLGAVPEILFLAALAGVLAIGALSNESERAFSTGIVYLAMGAIAAVLLPAIGVQHLDLRRDHEIVEILSEVTIAVAVFATGLRVRRASLRRWRTVGLLLLVTLPLTAGAIALFASTAMGLSAGAALVLGAALAPTDPVLAGDVGLGPPGESEDEPRAQAALTAEAGGNDGAAMPILVLGLVLARDDGATGGLGAWLTADVLYALAVPVVVGVVGGIAAAGAMRWGVERGLVARDFPAWAAVATALLLYSSAELLGGYGFVAAFAGGLALRRRRYEDEARRQLHDGAGGAERVLVLAVLLLVGSSLTLDGLGRPGLEGWLLAPLLIVVLRPAFALLALVGSGMPRGERLYVAWFGVRGVAAVNYTTAALATGLLATGEAETVMWTAIAVMIVSVVVHGTTSSALERRWLRAGRRAAHGPEAA from the coding sequence GTGCGACCACCCGTCCTCCTCGCCGACGCCGAGCCCGGCATCTCGCTGCTCGGCGCGGTGCCGGAGATCCTGTTCCTCGCGGCCCTCGCCGGCGTGCTGGCGATCGGCGCGCTGTCGAACGAGTCCGAGCGGGCGTTCTCCACCGGCATCGTCTACCTGGCGATGGGCGCCATCGCCGCGGTGCTGCTGCCGGCGATCGGCGTGCAGCACCTGGACCTGCGGCGGGACCACGAGATCGTCGAGATCCTGTCCGAGGTGACGATCGCGGTGGCGGTCTTCGCGACCGGGCTGCGGGTGCGGCGCGCGTCGCTGCGCCGCTGGCGGACGGTCGGCCTGCTGCTCCTCGTGACGCTGCCGCTGACGGCGGGCGCGATCGCGCTCTTCGCGTCCACTGCCATGGGCCTGTCCGCGGGCGCCGCGCTCGTGCTCGGCGCCGCCCTGGCGCCCACCGACCCGGTGCTGGCCGGCGACGTCGGCCTGGGGCCGCCCGGCGAGTCGGAGGACGAGCCGCGCGCCCAGGCGGCGCTGACGGCCGAGGCGGGCGGCAACGACGGCGCCGCGATGCCGATCCTCGTCCTCGGCCTGGTGCTGGCCCGCGACGACGGGGCCACGGGCGGGCTGGGCGCGTGGCTGACCGCCGACGTCCTCTACGCCTTGGCGGTGCCGGTCGTCGTGGGCGTCGTCGGCGGGATCGCCGCCGCCGGGGCGATGCGCTGGGGCGTCGAGCGCGGCCTCGTGGCGCGCGACTTCCCGGCGTGGGCGGCGGTCGCGACGGCCCTGCTGCTGTACTCGAGCGCCGAGCTGCTCGGCGGCTACGGGTTCGTGGCGGCGTTCGCCGGCGGCCTGGCGCTGCGGCGCCGGCGGTACGAGGACGAGGCCCGCCGACAGCTGCACGACGGCGCCGGCGGCGCCGAGCGCGTGCTCGTCCTGGCCGTCCTGCTGCTCGTCGGCAGCTCGCTCACCCTGGACGGGCTGGGCCGGCCGGGGCTCGAGGGCTGGCTGCTCGCGCCGCTGCTGATCGTGGTGCTGCGCCCGGCGTTCGCGCTGCTGGCGCTCGTCGGGTCCGGGATGCCGCGCGGCGAGCGGCTCTACGTCGCGTGGTTCGGCGTCCGCGGCGTGGCGGCGGTCAACTACACGACCGCGGCCCTCGCGACGGGCCTGCTGGCGACGGGCGAGGCCGAGACGGTGATGTGGACGGCGATCGCCGTGATGATCGTGTCCGTCGTGGTGCACGGGACG
- the selA gene encoding L-seryl-tRNA(Sec) selenium transferase: MSAPDGGATADRAARLRALPGVDALAARLRADGDGGAPTAAEAVAAARVVVAARRAELLAGAADDADLLARAREHLRPTLRRVLNATGVVVHTNLGRAPLAPAAVDAVAAAAAGYLNVELDLDGGGRGQRDAHVAGLLRELTGAEDALVVNNGAAAALLAVAALAPADGTGERRVVVSRGQLVEIGGGFRVPDVIAQAGARLVEVGTTNRTRADDYAAAIAAGAGLVLRVHPSNFRTVGFVQDVSVEELCALGVPVVDDIGSGVLATGIAALADEPPIRRSIAAGVAAVTFSGDKLLGGPQAGIVAGTAQAVAACRRHPLARALRPGRLTMAALAATLALYRDPGRALREIPVLAMLTAPEGELRARAERLAAATGGTVVAAVARVGGGALPLVDLPGPAVALDPPAGADSLAAALRAHDPPLVGRIADGRVLLDPRTLAGDELDAAAAVVRAVLGRA, from the coding sequence ATGAGCGCGCCCGACGGGGGCGCGACCGCCGACCGCGCCGCGCGCCTGCGCGCGCTGCCGGGCGTCGACGCGCTCGCCGCGCGGCTGCGGGCCGACGGGGACGGGGGCGCCCCGACGGCCGCCGAGGCGGTCGCGGCCGCCCGCGTCGTCGTCGCCGCCCGCCGCGCCGAGCTGCTCGCGGGCGCCGCCGACGACGCGGACCTGCTCGCCCGCGCCCGGGAGCACCTGCGGCCCACGCTGCGCCGCGTCCTGAACGCCACCGGCGTCGTCGTCCACACCAACCTGGGCCGTGCCCCGCTGGCCCCCGCCGCGGTGGACGCGGTGGCGGCCGCCGCCGCGGGCTACCTCAACGTCGAGCTGGACCTGGACGGCGGCGGACGCGGGCAGCGCGACGCCCACGTCGCCGGCCTGCTGCGCGAGCTGACCGGGGCCGAGGACGCCCTCGTCGTCAACAACGGGGCCGCCGCCGCGCTGCTCGCCGTGGCCGCGCTCGCGCCGGCCGACGGCACCGGCGAGCGCCGCGTCGTCGTCTCGCGCGGGCAGCTCGTCGAGATCGGCGGCGGCTTCCGGGTGCCCGACGTGATCGCGCAGGCCGGCGCGCGGCTCGTCGAGGTGGGGACCACCAACCGCACCCGTGCCGACGACTACGCGGCCGCGATCGCGGCGGGCGCCGGGCTCGTCCTGCGCGTCCACCCGTCCAACTTCCGCACCGTCGGCTTCGTGCAGGACGTGTCGGTCGAGGAGCTGTGCGCGCTCGGCGTGCCCGTCGTCGACGACATCGGCTCCGGCGTGCTCGCGACGGGGATCGCGGCGCTCGCGGACGAGCCGCCGATCCGCCGGTCGATCGCCGCCGGCGTCGCGGCCGTCACGTTCTCGGGCGACAAGCTGCTGGGCGGCCCGCAGGCCGGGATCGTCGCCGGCACGGCGCAGGCCGTCGCCGCGTGCCGCCGCCATCCGCTCGCCCGCGCGCTGCGGCCCGGGCGGCTGACGATGGCGGCGCTGGCGGCCACGCTGGCGCTGTACCGCGACCCCGGGCGGGCGCTGCGCGAGATCCCGGTCCTGGCGATGCTGACGGCCCCCGAGGGCGAGCTGCGCGCGCGGGCCGAGCGGCTGGCGGCCGCGACGGGCGGCACCGTGGTGGCGGCCGTCGCGCGCGTCGGCGGCGGGGCGCTGCCCCTCGTCGACCTGCCGGGGCCCGCCGTCGCGCTCGACCCGCCCGCCGGGGCCGACTCGCTGGCCGCCGCGCTGCGGGCGCACGACCCGCCGCTCGTCGGCCGGATCGCCGACGGCCGGGTGCTGCTCGACCCGCGCACGCTGGCCGGCGACGAGCTCGACGCGGCGGCCGCCGTCGTGCGCGCGGTGCTCGGGCGGGCCTGA